A window from Nothobranchius furzeri strain GRZ-AD chromosome 17, NfurGRZ-RIMD1, whole genome shotgun sequence encodes these proteins:
- the qng1 gene encoding queuosine 5'-phosphate N-glycosylase/hydrolase isoform X2 translates to MTGVPITDPKYFSQMSVEELGLVLRSDNEIAMPMLQERHQALTEGGRVLLEHGGSFRSFISQAGNDAQKMVELIVEKIPSYRDEATYEGRRISFYKRAQILVADFWGVMEARGEGSITNMDWLTMFADYRVPQALVYLGVLRYSDTLMQVLKNGELLLSGDRREVEIRGCSIWSVELIKERLQKLVQERDGQTCDINATVIDFYLWPFAKEHHKEMAHIPIHHTRCIYY, encoded by the exons ATGACTG GTGTACCAATTACTGATCCCAAGTACTTCTCCCAGATGAGCGTGGAGGAGTTGGGACTTGTCCTTCGATCAGACAATGAAATAGCCATGCCCATGCTTCAGGAGCGCCACCAG gctctgactgagggcggcCGCGTACTGCTGGAACATGGGGGAAGTTTTCGGAGTTTCATCAGCCAGGCAGGAAATGACGCCCAGAAGATGGTGGAGCTCATTGTGGAGAAGATCCCGTCCTACAGGGATGAGGCTACGTATGAG GGCAGAAGGATCTCTTTCTACAAGCGAGCTCAGATCTTAGTGGCAGATTTCTGGGGTGTGATGGAGGCCCGGGGAGAGGGCAGCATCACTAACATGGACTGGCTCACCATGTTTGCAGACTACAGGGTTCCTCAGGCGCTCGTCTACTTGGGAGTACTAAGATACTCGGACACGCTGATGCAAGTACTGAAGAACG GTGAACTGCTGCTTTCTGGAGACCGGAGAGAAGTTGAGATCCGAGGTTGTTCCATTTGGTCCGTGGAGCTGATCAAGGAACGCCTTCAGAAGCTGGTGCAGGAAAGAGATGGACAGACTTGTGACATCAACGCCACTGTCATCGACTTCTACCTGTGGCCTTTCGCCAAGGAGCACCACAAAGAGATGGCTCACATTCCCATTCACCACACTCGCTGTATTTACTACTGA